The proteins below are encoded in one region of Pseudomonadota bacterium:
- a CDS encoding acylneuraminate cytidylyltransferase family protein, whose amino-acid sequence MKKQSESNIAFIPARGGSKRLPKKNVIDFMGRPMFVYTVESALESDLFGKVVVSSDDDEILSISEAAGAEISVRPPHLATDEASVVEVCLDLLENERVSGRLWNVMTCLYATAPLRGSEDIRKVVELIVPGECEFAMAVSRYHFPPQQALTRDKKGFLVPMWPDLVAKRSQDIPSLVVDNGSTYATLAKAFLQEKTFYGTTLKGVEMSWDKSVDIDTLADLELALYYASKGIR is encoded by the coding sequence ATGAAAAAACAATCAGAGTCAAATATAGCTTTCATCCCAGCTCGTGGTGGATCAAAGCGTTTGCCAAAAAAAAATGTGATTGATTTTATGGGCCGACCAATGTTCGTCTACACCGTTGAATCAGCTCTTGAATCTGATCTTTTTGGAAAGGTTGTTGTTTCTTCTGATGATGATGAAATTCTGTCAATTTCAGAAGCAGCTGGCGCAGAGATCTCTGTGCGACCTCCTCATTTGGCAACTGATGAAGCTTCTGTTGTTGAGGTTTGCCTTGATCTGTTGGAAAACGAACGTGTTTCCGGAAGATTATGGAATGTAATGACCTGCCTTTACGCAACTGCGCCTTTAAGGGGGAGTGAAGATATAAGGAAAGTAGTAGAACTCATTGTTCCGGGAGAGTGTGAATTTGCAATGGCCGTGAGTCGTTATCATTTTCCGCCACAACAGGCTCTTACACGGGACAAGAAAGGGTTTCTTGTTCCGATGTGGCCAGACCTGGTAGCGAAACGTAGCCAGGATATCCCCTCGCTGGTAGTAGATAATGGTAGTACATATGCTACACTTGCCAAGGCATTTTTGCAGGAGAAAACTTTCTACGGGACAACACTTAAAGGAGTTGAGATGTCATGGGATAAGTCTGTAGATATCGATACACTAGCTGATTTGGAACTGGCATTATATTATGCATCAAAAGGAATAAGATGA
- a CDS encoding Gfo/Idh/MocA family oxidoreductase, which yields MKILVVGCGSIGRRHAVNARNFADVSLTDIDSNTLGKASNDLGIRGFKTLEDALSNHPDAVVVATPHHNHLEVSSAAINAGSHVLIEKPISNSLDGVENLLTLAKKQDRRVHVVCNMRFHPGVSAIRDHLADVGHVYFARAQYGNWLPSMRPGADYSQLYCARKETGGGVILDAIHEIDYLQWLLGPADSTMCHADKLSNLDVDVEDYAAIVLVHTGGAKSEIHLDYLQKIKMRGCVIAGEHGTLIWQSEGKKPEKCTVRFYKESTAQFTTLVDLDDVDLNEPYRKMMESFVASVSGKDIPDLLGGKEALIDLKVALAAKLFSEKHRTMKIDNFGENR from the coding sequence ATGAAGATCCTGGTAGTAGGATGTGGTTCAATAGGTCGTAGACATGCTGTCAACGCCCGAAACTTCGCCGATGTTTCCCTAACGGATATTGACTCAAACACACTGGGAAAGGCTTCAAATGATTTGGGTATTAGAGGGTTCAAAACTCTTGAAGATGCTCTTTCTAATCATCCGGACGCTGTTGTTGTGGCGACCCCGCACCATAATCATCTCGAAGTTTCTTCGGCTGCAATAAATGCCGGATCACACGTGTTGATAGAAAAGCCCATATCGAACTCTCTCGATGGTGTTGAAAACCTCCTTACTCTCGCAAAAAAACAGGATCGACGAGTGCATGTAGTATGTAACATGCGATTTCATCCCGGAGTATCTGCCATTAGGGACCACCTTGCGGACGTTGGTCATGTCTATTTTGCCCGTGCACAATACGGTAACTGGCTCCCTTCGATGCGCCCAGGAGCTGACTATTCTCAACTTTATTGTGCCCGTAAAGAAACTGGGGGAGGGGTTATACTCGATGCCATTCATGAAATTGATTATCTGCAATGGCTTTTGGGGCCTGCAGATTCTACGATGTGTCATGCAGACAAGCTTTCCAATCTGGATGTCGATGTCGAAGACTATGCCGCTATCGTATTGGTCCACACAGGAGGTGCCAAGAGTGAAATTCATCTTGACTATTTGCAAAAGATAAAAATGCGAGGTTGTGTGATTGCTGGTGAGCACGGGACCTTGATCTGGCAGAGTGAAGGGAAAAAACCTGAAAAATGCACGGTCCGTTTTTATAAAGAATCAACAGCACAGTTTACGACTCTGGTTGATTTGGATGATGTCGATCTGAATGAACCCTATCGGAAGATGATGGAGAGTTTTGTTGCTTCTGTCTCGGGAAAAGATATCCCGGACCTGTTGGGAGGAAAAGAGGCATTGATTGACTTGAAAGTTGCTCTTGCTGCGAAACTTTTTTCTGAAAAACACAGAACTATGAAGATTGACAATTTTGGTGAAAATAGATGA